TTAAGTTAAATTTCAATCAGCACTTAAATATGACCCTGGGATTtataaggttttttttaatcacactgTAAAAGAAGCTCATTTGTTGACATTctataaatgtgccataacaggGGGAAAACATTGACCAACTGTTCCCAAAAATTGCAAGAAACATACAAATTGCAGTACATTATTTTTGCGATGGAATgacaaatgcaaaataaatgcattcctttataaaacctttttttcagcCAGTTAAACTCTAGATCAAGCAAAAAGAACACCACACGTCTGGGGATTTTCTCATGTTTAAACCAAACTTGTCAGCTATTTGATTCCATTGTGGAGAGGCTACTTAATATTAACTGCTTTGATGCAGGTTCACGTTCATTTATGGAAAAGTACAAACAATTAAAAAGGTTAACCACTCCCTTGGAACAATTATTCTAGGGTGCATATAAGTACTAAACAGGATCTTTAACATATTCAACAATAAGAggataacaaaaaaaacatttttagcagTGCTTAGAGCGGTATGCCTCATGAGCCCCTTTAGGTACCTACTGAAGGGGGTACAGAAAAAGCATTGAGTCCTTGTATCACAAAGCTGCCTCATTTTGGTTTTGGGTTGTTTGTTGCTGCCAAGATGTGGGTGCCAGGATAtaagacaggcagagagagttGAGGAAGGAGAGAGGACTAGGTAGAGAAAGACATGAGCTTTATGCTGCCTTTCTGACGTGAGTCCTCCTACCCTAGTGGTCTTCTCTCCTTTGGCCTGGCCCAGCACCGGAGAAGGTTCTGCCGACATGAAACTGGAGGTTGTGGAGGCTCTGGTCGGTGCacactgaggaggaggagggagcaGAGGAGGTGGAGGAAGGTTAAAAATCACTGCACAGGGCACTGCAGTGACCCTCCAGACTAGGAGATCCTGGAAGAGCCTGAGGAGGAAGTGCTCTTAGCTGGCCTCCACACGAAGCTTCTTCCGAGTGGGTGGCTCCTCCGGATCGGACTCTGAGCTGGAGTCAGAGCCTCCGTCAAAGGCTGACACTGCACTGCCCTTGGGATTGGTGTACAGACTGCTATCTGAGGAGTAGTTGGCCTGTAGCTGTGTGGTCCCCTTGACCTTCTCCAGCGCACGAACTGTAACAGGAAAGTAAAAGAACAAATTATGAAGACAGTACAACATTAACTATATAGTAATTACACCCTAATTTGATAGCCATCTGGTCCTGGTAATAATATAACTGCTGATGTACGTGACTGGACACCTTGTGGGCACTTCTCTTCAAAAGGAGAAATCCGTCCAGAAAAAAATTGTACCATAAGTAAACATTTAGATCAACAATGGACTGTGAAAAACACTATTGGAACAGGCAGTATAACAAATTAACTAGCAGCATAAGATACTAATAAAAATCtcaattttgttttcattttttcatttataagcGTTCAGCAGCTACGGAGAATATATAGCCAAATGAATTTTGCCTTCTAGAACAGACGCCAGGTGCCGAGTTTGGCACAGGGCACCCTGAGCAGATGACAAATGGCCACGTGGTATGGGGGTGATGGAACTTGTCCCTGCGAGCCTGATGCTACCCACCTTGCTGCTCCAGCAGAGCGTTCTGCCTCTTCAGGTCGTCAATGtcctgctggtgtgtgtgattTTTCCGTCGCATGTACTGGATGTACTCTGTGGCTTTGTCTAGGATTTGAGCTCGAGAAGCCTGTTTGATAGATTGCTGTCAGCAACAAAcgaaatactaaaatatgatgCAAGGTTACATTGTCTTTATCACACTCCTAAAGCTAGAACTGTTCAGCTCTACtgagacactttttttttaaactaaaacaaCTATCTTTCCCAAAGATAACCGTGTGAAAATGTCTTCTTTGGTTTCAAATAGATTTCTCAAACTAAAACATGGTCAGTTCAGAGTTAAAATCATTTAAGACTctcaaaaatgaattaataaagaTGTAGCTTTTCCAGCACAGTTCATTTTGTTTAGAGAACATGAAAATTTTGGGATTGGGCAATTGAGCAAACATGTATCAggaagacattttcacaatacacttaaataatatatatgtatttaagtTGGAccagaataaaaataatcaaaagtgTTTActagttttaaaaaatactagTGAAGAactacactcactgagcacttcatTGGGAACATCTGTCCAACTACTCATCTATGcaattatctaatcagccaattatgtggcagcagtgcagtacataaaatcatgcagatacaGGACAACAGCTTCAGACGATGTTCACAACTATCAGAATGGGGGGGAAATGTTATCGGTGGCATGACTGTTAGTGCCAGACAGGCTGCTTTGAGTATTTCTACAACTGCTGATCTcatattttcatgcacaacagtCTCTGGAGTTCACTCAGAATGATACAAACATCTAGTGAGCGGCAGTTCTGCAGACGGAAATGACTTGTTGATATGAGAGGTCAacagagaatggccagactggtttgagCTGACAGAGAGGCTACAGTAACACAGATAATCATTCTGTACATTTCCGGTGAGCAGAAATCATCTCAAAATGCACAAAACTGTGAACCTGGAGGTGAATGGCCCACAACAGCAGAAAACTACATCAGGTGCACTTGAAAATCTGTAGGAACTGCATGATCCAATCATATCAATATGAACCAGAATCttaaaggaatgtttccaacatcttgagGAATccatgccacgaagaattaaggctgttttgagagcaaagagAAACCCTACCTAGTATTAGTATAGTGTTcttaataaagtgctcagtgagtgtaaattcaatgttttaaaacagattaaACAGAACTAATCAgactctctttgtaatgaaacatgcagttggtcagtgttctttaactACTGATAATATCCACAGTATGGTCAGAAAAACATGATACAATGTGACATAATTGATCATGATACCCATACTTTCATATTGTCCACCCTTACAATaggttatttcatttttctaggGGTTGTAAATACCACCCAATAGTGCTGCATTATGACAATGCTattaacaataacatttcttcCATGTTACATACTTTGCAGCACTACATCAAATTAACCCATCAtgttctcttggactcccagcatTGTCAGGATTCAAACCCACAATCCCCTGACCACAAGGCAGCTAACACCCATTTTCTCCTACACACAATATAATTATAGAAACTTATTGAGATAATATCTTATCACTCACTCCTACTtgctacactacacactgaagtCATTCAGGACATTTCATGCATCATCTCAGCACGAGTCAAACTGAGTCTGTGGAGAAAGCTAACTGTCTTGAGGTCCAAAAAAAGTCAGCGACACTCAATGACCCCAGTGTTAGACATGTCAAAACAAGtgtcagtggaatttcccccaCAATGACATTAGGCCTGAACTCAGTCTAGTTATCAGTGTGTAGTGTGGGCTACTCTTTCTTCTTCATTCAGCTCATCTCCTGCTGTAGCCTGCAACTGTCAAACAGCATCATTTAACTATTATCTCATGTTAATATTCAAATACTCACAACTGACAGGCTTTCAGTTTCAGACTAGGAGATGTAACTGGTTCATCACATCATAATAAAGCCAACTTAACATATACATAGAACCTTTAAAAGCTGCCTGTGCTCCACTCCGTTTTACCAGTGATGTTTACCAACCTTTTCCCCTTGCAAAGTAGGCACGGAATCCCGAAGGCTGTGAAAGCTGTCTTTGATGTGGTCCCTACGTTTGCGTTCCAGCGCATTGTGGTGTGCCCGTTTGTCTGCCTGCAATGAGAGAGTCACAGGGGTCTTCACAGCGGCACCACTGCCAGTAAAATCCTCCATCATAGTGACGCTGTGCTAAAAGGCCACCAATGCTTTGTCTAGAGGTCACCTAtagatgtttctgtgctgtgaacTCATCCTTACTGTTTGTGTGTAAGCAAAAGTCAAATTTAAtgtcacttttaaaaataaaaaagcctaTCAAGTCAACTAAACCATCTGTAAGAATGATGGGTTATATATATGCATTTGATAGGTTTTCAAGACCGCAAAGCACTTCCAGTAATACTGAAACTATGGCATGTATAGagtttattaaatgaaatatgtgATGTTTTCATGCAAAGCATTTCTTACCTTTCCAAAATGCATCTGTCAATTATGTCAATTATGTTATACAATGGGAAATTGTGCACTACTTTACAATCCTGATAAACCTCTTCATTATGCCTAGTTTAGCTatcttcagactgatgcacTGACGTCATGGCTGCCGGAGTCAAACTTCAGAAAGGCTCAGCCATTATGACCTACAGCCACAGCTGTAAAACCTGTTTAACGTCCAGTGACACATTAATGGGTGCCTCTTTTGcatttcaacaacaacaacaaaaaaaagcaaaactgacTGATAGGTATTCACATACTACATGTGGTAGGGTGTGGACCTAAACCATGAGTCAACATGGCTGGTATGTCTATGATCGTACGTTTAATCCAGAGGCTAACTTTATTACTATTGCCAGGACTGAGAAGTGCAAGACATTTTGTTCAGTGAATAAAGGGTCAGATGTCACAGacttttaaagaggaattccaccactttCAGATTTTCACAACAATTAACTTAAAGCACTCAAACTGCCATGTGAAAAACTGGCAAAAAATCAGTTAAATTATTACAAGAACTTATGCGACTGTGTAATGAGCATGTAATTGCGTGCCTTCTAAAACACCTGAATTTGTTTATCATCTCATCGAAATATAAAGAAACACTTCCTCCCAGCACAGAGGAGTTTTCCTTGCAGGAAAAGATAAAAGACACTTTGGGGACACTGCAGACATCTTGACTCCAATCTTGTTCAGCGATTCCTCAAAGCCAGCCATGTACTTACACCTTTGCTGGAACTACCACTATTTAGATTTACCAGCCAAACACCCTTAAAATATGTCCTTTCTGATAAACAAAAagtaggtttaaaaaaaaaaaaaacagtttctgGGTTTTGGGGATTGGAGGTAGTGCTGGGTGGTAGTGACCAAATTCAGATTGCAAAATTTCcaataacataaaatagcagCATGATATAAGCATGACATCATCTCCAGAAAAAAAGTTCAATGTTTATACAATTCTTATggatttttaactgttttttaacAATGTGAACTGCATACATTACAGTTAATCCAAGGTCCTGAATATTACTGCACAAAACAGAATTTAAgactataaaacaaaccaatCTGCAACAGGAACAGTGCTTTTTAATGGCCATTATATCAATTAcatctgtaaaaaaatattGCCAAGAACAAAAGCACTATCATGGTGTGGTAATATGAACATATACCAGAACAGACAATACATCACCCAGCACAAACTGGTAGAAGCATGTTTCTCCCAAAACTATATACAATACCACAAGAACATGCCACAGTCCTGGCTACAAGAGTGGTGCTTAAGTAGAGAACACAGAGTAGCAGCTAACATGCTCTTCTTGGTGACACAGACAGGGGAGTAAACAGTCTACTGCATAGCATCTGGGTGTCTCCAGAGCAAACCTGTTAGCACTGCACACAAGTCTCGACTTCCCTGAGAGGCACATGACCATGTGTAGTGTGCACGCCTAGAATGATGTGCTACTCAAATCAAGGGCATAACTCTTGGCATATGCTTAGATGTCATTACTGTTACATAATAGGTTACCTGAGCACACCTCACACATAAACAACATTCCTAGAAATTACTTAAGCCTGGGTTCAGCCTTATGTACAGTGAGGCATACTGCAGTCACTCTTTATCTGAGCCCTATAGAATTTACTGCAGAACTCTATAGTAGAGAAATTAGTTTGTTAATCTATGGCAAACGTTCAAACTGCTAAAACAGCCACAGGATTTAAGCTACACAGCTATTAAAGCTACTTGGATGATGTCAGTATCACAATCTTCCCTGAATGTAACTTGTTCTCTTTTGTCTTGCTTATCATGCTGCAGAAGTTCATTCCACAATAGACGCCTGAATTGTGTCGTTCTCTCTAGAGAAACGCTAATGCTTTTATACTGGCCTTCATTAAATGTATAAGACAGTTTAATGAACCGTGAACTGAGATCACTATATAGTTTCATTTTCaatattaaagggaaattccaccaaaatACATGgtacaaaatacataaatacatgctTACGCTGTAAACCAAGCCTCTAAAGGCTTTTTCACAGacagtttttacatgaaatagttataaatagacttcctgatgtctgagatgttgttttatgatcattCTGAGATAAACTGTAGTCTTTAAAATCAATACATGGTGGAGAGTCACATACAGGGCGATGTGTAGCAAAACagtgaataaagaaataaattttCCCCAGATTTAACACAATTTCACTATTATCAACatcacataaaaactcagacgAGACCTGAAGGCttgctggttgttttggatataAAATAAGATGGCTATGTTTCTGCTGTGTTGCACTCCTgaatgaatgactttgtttacatgtcaaacactgaattatgcagaaatttttggCATGTTTCAAACACCAGAATCTCATATGGAAAATATGTAATAACTAATATATAATAACTATGACACGACCATAGACTAAAGAGCCCACAATACCAACTGTCTTAATAAATCTCATCCATTGCTGTTTTATTGaatgaaatgattaaatattcaaaatactCATGAAAAATTAGGTTGTTTAGGGCAAAACAAAAGAGGGCAAGAGCTGACTAGTAACTGCACTGTCACATCACACTGGTGTCAAGTGTGCGTCAAATATACATGACATGCtaccaaatgttaaaaaatattcCCGGAGAACAAGGTTACATGTCGTATACTAGTACAGTGACATACTACACTGCTTTGCACTCTTAGCGatacttttagcaatatatTTGAGACAATAAACATTATATCCATAAACATCCATAAAACAGTGAAGATCTGTTTGTTTTCACTTTACTTATATGCCATGTCCTTTCTGAAAGTAATTCAGAATTTGACAATTAACTACATTCTGTGTCATTTACTGGGTGTTTCACATTGTTTTGAAAGGGCAGTTCAAAATTAAAGGAACATTATGTTCCTGAAATGGAAATATATTCTGTGTAACATCCACAGTCCTGTGTGAGGTTCCATTTGCTGTACTTTCAAAAGAGTGGAACACAACATTTCGGTCTGTAAGACATTCTTTTAGTACAGAGTAGCTGTAACTTAAATAGTTGTACTTTGATATATTTGGAAATGTATATGAAAGATGAACTGAATATTATCACCCAATCATTTGCAGAACACCTATCCAGCACAAAAAAGTCAGGTTCAGACTGATTTACTAATGTACCTACAGATATACAGATACAGCCTGTAACAAAACGTGATTAAGTTATAATGCTCAAAACTAGAACAGCTGGTCTAAGGAGGTCACGCTCTATGGACATTCTGAGCTTGCATTCAATAATAAGTAGCTGCAGTAGTTCAAAAAGCTGAAGGTGTTCCATCAGCTTTGATCCACAGTAATCAGAGCATCTCATAATTTCTAGGTCTGAAACTCCAGTACAGAAATGACAGCCCTTTTCTTGATCATTTTCAATTATGGCACAAGAATTAAACTACACATGCTGCTCCCCAGCAATTTAAACCTCCAGAAAATGATTGTCACTGACGTCAATAATTTATCTATATAATCTAAGATAATTTAACCCAGTGCAATGTATCATATATCCACTAATCAACAATTCATGTGCCCTccaattagtgaattcagcaaCTTTAAGGATCACCCATTGTTCACTGATGCACACACAACTGGTATAACCTCCATAGAAAAATAACGCCAAcaaatgggacactctggaaaAGCTGCACACGAGTCTAGTGGCCAGTGGTACTGCATTCACTGGAGTGATCAAGCTCTACCCAATACATTTGGGATTAGttggagtggagtttgtgatccagaactaatcatccaacatcagtacctgaccgcactaatgcttttgtggctgaatgcaatcaaatcctaaT
This genomic interval from Pygocentrus nattereri isolate fPygNat1 chromosome 4, fPygNat1.pri, whole genome shotgun sequence contains the following:
- the max gene encoding protein max isoform X1, which codes for MSDNDDIEVDSDADKRAHHNALERKRRDHIKDSFHSLRDSVPTLQGEKQSIKQASRAQILDKATEYIQYMRRKNHTHQQDIDDLKRQNALLEQQVRALEKVKGTTQLQANYSSDSSLYTNPKGSAVSAFDGGSDSSSESDPEEPPTRKKLRVEAS
- the max gene encoding protein max isoform X2, which encodes MSDNDDIEVDSDADKRAHHNALERKRRDHIKDSFHSLRDSVPTLQGEKASRAQILDKATEYIQYMRRKNHTHQQDIDDLKRQNALLEQQVRALEKVKGTTQLQANYSSDSSLYTNPKGSAVSAFDGGSDSSSESDPEEPPTRKKLRVEAS